One genomic region from Pecten maximus chromosome 5, xPecMax1.1, whole genome shotgun sequence encodes:
- the LOC117326867 gene encoding ras-related and estrogen-regulated growth inhibitor-like, with translation MHDLRFKDKTMNGSRYRSNGSDSKDSVFKVVLLGCPGVGKTALTVRFLTKRFIGEYCPTLESIYKYRTNFDDDEVKMEILDTAGQMEEGWKDGYALWGDCFVFVYSITDKDSFDEVINIKRQVENVRHSTAISGILVGNKSDLLHDRQVPVNHGMELADEIGCKFYEVSAADWTQVSVITDMFQDLFRECRRAKNAREGRQRKASSSLRFKQAIQKVISGKTPARRTLSA, from the exons ATGCACGATCTAAGATTTAAGGACAAAACCATGAATGGATCTCGATACCGTAGCAACGGAAGTGACAGCAAAGACAGTGTTTTCAAGGTGGTTTTGCTTGGATGCCCTGGAGTTGGAAAGACAG CTCTTACGGTGCGCTTTCTGACGAAGCGGTTCATTGGAGAATATTGCCCAACTCTAG aaagtatttataaatatcGGACGAACTTTGACGACGATGAGGTCAAGATGGAGATTCTAGACACAGCTGGTCAG ATGGAAGAAGGATGGAAGGACGGATACGCATTGTGGGGGGactgttttgtgtttgtgtattCAATAACGGACAAAGACAGTTTTGACGAGGTCATTAACATCAAAAGACAAGTCGAGAATGTGCGTCATTCCACCGCCATCAGTGGTATCCTGGTTGGCAACAAGTCAGACTTGCTTCACGACCGTCAAGTTCCGGTCAATCATGGCATGGAATTGGCGGACGAAATTGGCTGTAAATTCTACGAAGTATCCGCCGCTGACTGGACACAAGTTTCCGTGATCACAGATATGTTCCAGGACTTATTTCGAGAGTGCAGGCGAGCTAAAAACGCGCGTGAGGGACGTCAGAGGAAGGCGAGTTCGTCCCTTCGTTTCAAACAAGCTATACAAAAAGTTATTTCCGGGAAGACCCCCGCTCGACGAACACTCAGTGCG